A single Vanacampus margaritifer isolate UIUO_Vmar chromosome 14, RoL_Vmar_1.0, whole genome shotgun sequence DNA region contains:
- the smad4a gene encoding LOW QUALITY PROTEIN: mothers against decapentaplegic homolog 4a (The sequence of the model RefSeq protein was modified relative to this genomic sequence to represent the inferred CDS: deleted 2 bases in 1 codon) — translation MSIASTPTSNDACLSIVHSLMCHRQGGESESFAKRAIESLVKKLKEKKDELDSLITAITTNGAHPSKCVTIQRTLDGRLQVAGRKGFPHVVYARLWRWPDLHKNELKHVKYCQYAFDLKCDNVCVNPYHYERVVSPGIDLSGLTLSSSGPLMVKDEYDYDNQQAHPSADSHLQTIQHPPSRPGPPDAFSSPALLVPPDGSGSASTSAFSTISAGPSSEARAPSGIHTVGLPGVSLTTFLHLDSTSNWSRNNSFTPAVPPQQNGHLQHHTPMTHTGHYWSVSNEIAFQPPISNHPAPDYWCSIAYFEMDVQVGETFKVPSTCPIVTVDGYVDPSGGDRFCLGQLSNVHRTENIERARLHIGKGVQLECKGEGDVWVRCLSDHAVFVQSYYLDREAGRAPGDAVHKIYPSAYIKVFDLRQCHRQMQQQAATAQAAAAAQAAAVAGNIPGPGSVGGIAPAISLSAAAGIGVDDLRRLCILRMSFVKGWGPDYPRQSIKETPCWIEIHLHRALQLLDEVLHTMPIADPQPLD, via the exons ATGTCCATCGCCAGCACGCCCACGAGCAATGACGCCTGCCTCAGCATCGTGCACAGCCTGATGTGTCACAGACAAGGCGGGGAGAGCGAGAGCTTCGCCAAGCGAGCCATCGAAAGCCTGGTCAAGAAGCTGAAGGAGAAGAAGGACGAGTTGGACTCCCTCATCACGGCCATCACCACCAACGGGGCGCATCCCAGCAAGTGTGTCACCATACAGCGCACTTTGGATGGCCGCCTGCAG gtcGCGGGACGTAAAGGTTTCCCCCACGTTGTGTACGCGCGACTGTGGCGGTGGCCCGATTTGCACAAGAACGAGCTAAAACACgtcaaatattgccaatatgcCTTTGACCTCAAATGTGACAACGTCTGTGTCAATCCATATCATTATGAGAGAGTGGTCTCGCCAGGCATTG ACCTATCAGGACTGACACTTTCAAGCTCAG GTCCGCTCATGGTAAAAGACGAGTACGACTACGACAACCAGCAAGCTCACCCCAGCGCCGACAGCCACCTGCAGACCATCCAGCATCCTCCGTCCAGGCCCGGCCCACCAGACGCCTTCAGCAGCCCCGCGCTACTCGTGCCGCCGGACGGCAGCGGCTCGGCTTCAACCTCCGCCTTCTCCACCATCAGCGCGGGACCCTCAAGTGAGGCCCGAGCTCCCTCGGGGATTCACACGGTAGGATTGCCTGGAGTGAGTTTGACaacttttttacatttg gATTCCACCTCCAACTGGAGCAGAAACAACAGCTTCACGCCTGCGGTGCCGCCgcaacaaaatggccacctacAGCACCATACGCCCATGACTCACACAGGACATTACT GGTCTGTTAGCAATGAAATAGCATTCCAGCCGCCGATATCCAACCACCCAG CTCCAGACTACTGGTGCTCCATCGCGTACTTTGAGATGGACGTCCAAGTCGGCGAGACGTTCAAGGTGCCCTCCACGTGTCCCATTGTGACGGTGGACGGTTACGTGGACCCCTCCGGAGGCGACCGCTTCTGCCTGGGCCAGCTCAGCAACGTCCACAGGACGGAAAACATCGAGAGGGCTAG ACTCCACATCGGCAAAGGCGTGCAGCTGGAGTGCAAAGGTGAAGGAGACGTGTGGGTGCGCTGCCTGAGCGATCACGCCGTGTTCGTGCAGAGCTACTACCTGGACCGGGAGGCGGGCCGCGCCCCCGGGGACGCCGTGCACAAGATCTACCCCAGCGCTTACATCAAG GTGTTTGACCTGCGTCAGTGCCACCGGCAGATGCAGCAGCAGGCCGCCACGGCgcaagcggcggcggcggcccagGCGGCGGCAGTGGCTGGGAATATACCCGGCCCGGGTTCCGTGGGCGGCATCGCTCCCGCCATCA GTTTGTCTGCGGCGGCGGGCATCGGCGTGGACGACCTGCGCCGGCTCTGCATCCTGCGCATGAGCTTCGTCAAGGGCTGGGGGCCCGACTACCCGCGGCAGAGCATCAAGGAGACGCCCTGCTGGATCGAGATCCACCTGCACCGCGCTCTGCAGCTGCTGGACGAGGTGCTGCACACCATGCCCATCGCCGACCCGCAGCCTTTGGACTAA